A stretch of Ipomoea triloba cultivar NCNSP0323 chromosome 13, ASM357664v1 DNA encodes these proteins:
- the LOC116001571 gene encoding histone-lysine N-methyltransferase ASHR2 codes for MCSKSVSPSSAPAPMLRVAEIEGKGRSLVASAALRAGEIVLRDSPLLLYSAFPFFPTSEPHLQPHNVYCSNCFRLIISQPPPSSCPACSDAFCTSGCRSVALSSSHSPWICQALRRLRDASYSPLVAQTLDRQVMARFLVAAYNLAALSPPDFRILLSLQGDPSAVSGDDAAFLHSLVSSLSPPTAPEFGLSVDLTASLLAKDKLNGFGLMEPFHPDKDRSVRAYGIYPRASFFNHDCLPNACRFDYVDADANSRTNTDFIVRLLHDVPEGREICLSYFPVNLKYSERQQRLKEDYGFACDCDRCKVEANWDDDEGEQEGEMSGSDSAMSGGEEEAMEEDGDEEMEADNGEFPHAYFFLRFMCSRDNCWGTLAPLPPSNASPSTLMECNVCGNVNSVEEPMDDGSGNQ; via the coding sequence ATGTGTAGTAAGAGTGTATCACCGTCATCGGCTCCGGCGCCAATGTTGAGGGTTGCAGAGATAGAAGGGAAGGGCAGGTCACTTGTCGCCTCGGCGGCGTTAAGAGCCGGGGAGATCGTCCTCAGAGACTCCCCTCTTCTTCTCTACTCTGCCTTCCCTTTCTTCCCTACCTCAGAGCCACATCTTCAGCCCCACAACGTTTACTGCTCCAATTGCTTCAGATTGATCATCTCTCAGCCTCCGCCGTCGTCTTGCCCGGCTTGCTCCGACGCCTTCTGCACCTCCGGCTGCCGATCTGTCGCCTTATCGTCTTCCCACTCCCCTTGGATCTGCCAGGCCCTGCGTCGCCTCCGGGACGCCTCTTATTCTCCCCTCGTTGCTCAAACCCTAGACCGCCAAGTCATGGCTCGTTTTCTCGTCGCCGCCTACAATCTCGCCGCCCTATCTCCTCCTGATTTTCGCATTCTCTTGTCTCTTCAAGGAGATCCGTCGGCCGTTTCCGGCGACGATGCGGCTTTCCTGCATTCTCTCGTTTCTTCTCTCTCCCCGCCTACTGCTCCGGAGTTTGGATTGTCTGTTGACTTAACCGCCTCTCTTCTAGCTAAAGACAAGCTCAACGGATTTGGCTTAATGGAGCCTTTCCATCCTGACAAGGATAGATCTGTGAGGGCGTACGGTATCTACCCTAGAGCCTCATTTTTCAACCACGATTGCCTTCCTAATGCCTGCAGGTTCGATTACGTTGATGCCGATGCAAATTCCCGCACCAACACTGATTTCATAGTTAGGCTCCTCCATGATGTTCCAGAGGGCCGGGAAATCTGCTTGAGTTACTTCCCTGTTAACCTAAAGTATTCCGAGAGGCAGCAGAGGTTGAAGGAGGACTATGGTTTTGCCTGTGATTGTGACCGGTGCAAGGTGGAGGCGAATTGGGATGACGATGAAGGAGAGCAGGAAGGAGAGATGTCGGGGAGTGACAGTGCAATGAGTGGAGGCGAGGAGGAAGCTATGGAGGAGGATGGAGACGAAGAAATGGAGGCCGATAACGGGGAGTTTCCTCATGCCTATTTTTTCCTTAGATTCATGTGTAGTAGAGATAATTGCTGGGGCACATTGGCTCCCCTGCCCCCTTCTAATGCATCTCCATCTACATTAATGGAGTGCAATGTTTGTGGTAATGTGAATAGCGTTGAAGAGCCCATGGATGATGGCTCTGGGAACCAATGA